The following nucleotide sequence is from Sander lucioperca isolate FBNREF2018 chromosome 19, SLUC_FBN_1.2, whole genome shotgun sequence.
ggttaaggttaggatagccgattggtcaggggataggacctgtacaaatggggttaagTTATCTTgcataagcatggacgcctggccaataaatccTACTGAAGGGCGGGTCTTACTACGTAATTTCATATTTCAGATATGATTGGCTATCCATCTGGCGCAGCGCCACAAATCGGCAAGGAGAGCGAAGAGCGGAGATTATTTTATTGTCGCTAGCTAACTTTAAAACGAATTAATGAAGTGTATTTCATACTCGAGCACAAGTTTGAACCCTTTGGAGGAGAAACTGGAATTAAAACTCCTTGGTGTCCACCCGCCTTGGGATATTGTCATCACTCAAACTGCTGGTAAAAGTACCCGCGGTTTAACGTGGAGTGGTTAGCATACAACATCAGTCAAGTTTGCCCAGAGAGAAAACCCGCTGCGTCGCCGTTCTCTTCAAGCGAGCCCTCAGCTTTGGTGGGTGAGAACACATTTTATCATCCTGCCTTTGTGGTGCTGGTCCGTGTGCTGTGTTGGATCGATTGATATTACGTTAGATGGTGACGAGTGTGTAACGCTCGGTTGTTGTCATATAATGGATCTGCATGCATCGCCGCATGACgttcactttttctggctaaactacTATgtataaactatatatatatatatatatatatatatatatataaataaccaTGGctcctgaaaggaccgtcatctggtgGGGCCTGTAGCCGCTTCACAGTTAGGGGAGAGCAGGGGCGAAAGTACAATTTTttcagaaaaacatatttttaaaagatATTGTTTTAGACAGAGATATATTTTTGCTGTGGTCAATAACTCACAAGTGTGGTCTATCAATACCAGGTGGTATTTTGTACAAATGTCGAATGACTTCAGTATAATTTCACTTTGAACATAAGTTGCACATTGTTACTTTCGACCCCATCAGTAGGGACGAAAGTAACACACAGGTGGGTCAAAAGTAACACAACAATAcaagttagattttttttgtgttactcTTGTTTTCATTAAATATATCTGACTATAACTTTGTTAATATGTAACTGCAAACATATTCTGTCCTTTatctttgcaaaaaaaaaaaatattaaattacattttcatttaaaatttcaGTTTCATCAAATGTTTCAAATATAACAGAGTAAAAACTTGATTTgtttagaatatttttttattggcaATGTCAATCcattttataaaacattcaacaatatgaacaatatgaaaattaaactaaattagcataaaatctcaaaataatctaacagtagtcatgtttTTATGCGTAAAttcaaaatgtgcataaaaacatctggatggaaacactaaaaataaataaaataaaataaataaaaattcatAGGTGGAGGTGGAAAAGCTAAGGTATGGCTAACCTAAATGTGAGGGATAAAATGTGAGGGTGACATACCGAAATCAGCTGTTCCTCAATGTTCCTCTAGTGAAACctagaaacaaaaacagcaaaggAATGCCACCATAACTTTGATGGAAACCTGacttatgtaaacaaacaaaaaggaacATAAAAAAGGCATCAGCCTACTCATTGTCACAGTGGTGACAGATATAATGTTCTGCACCCTCAGTGCATGCTTCATGTGACCAGAGCTGGCAAAAGAGACACTGAACCCACACTTCCCCAGGCAAGGATGAGCTGAATGTTTCCTCACACACAAGACATTCCTCATCCTTGTCCGAGGAAACTGTGGGTGCAGTGTTTTCGACCGTGAGGAACCTTTTCTTTGGAGCAGgcggcttcttcttcttctggatcCTCTTCTGTTGCTCCTCCTCCAGTGCTGCCCTCACCGGAGAGTCAGTGAGGATCGCCGTTGACCTGAAACATTCAAAATGAGaacattttttgtcaacatTTGTATAGATTTACAGGCAGTTATTGCTCATCCTCTGTCCACATGatagaataaataaattactcaggaaaaagcaaaaaccaaacGCTACTCACCTCCTTTTGCCTCTCCGTTTTGTGTCCTTTCTCGGACCAGCCTTGGGGAAGGGACGTACAGCTTCTGGAATGAACAGACATGGACTAGTATGTCTTACCTCAAGCATACCTCTTCCCCTTTCTTCAGGAGGGACAGCTTAAtcagcagacacagaaacaataatattaatatcAAGTGCACAATTCTATTTTAGTAATTATTTTACTAAAATCCTTCAGGACTAACCAAGTTCCATCTTATTTTATCTTACCTGAACAGACAGCTGGGTGGTCAGGGATGGCAGACTCTAAACAGGTGTCCCTAGTTGAACCAGCAGGATACTCTGGCAGCAGTCCTCCCTCAAATAGGCTCTGGCTGTATGGGTCTGTGTTAGAATGTGCTGTGGGAGCACATGGTAGGCCTACACATGGAACTGGGCGGTCTGTGACATATGCAGGTGAAAAGTCTTGCTCCTCAAAAATATCTGGGTTGAAAGGACAGATGCCAGTGCACACAAAGCCAGATCTGATGTTGCTGGGTGTTGCTGCACGTGGCAGAGCTGTGGCCACTAGGATTGGGATGTCGTATATGGTCAACGTTTTTCCAGGGTGTGTTCTCATCCAGTGATCTGCTGCTGTGTTAACATATCGCTTCAGTGGACCGAACACACTCCTGTCGAGCGGCTGGAGACGATGTGAGCAGTGGGGTGGGAAAGATAGGAGGACTATGCCGTTTGACCGACAAAAGTCAATTGCTGCCACAGAAAGGTGTGACCAGTGATTGTCAAGGAGGAGCAGCACCTTTGACTCCAGGTTCACACGGGTGTGTCTGGTAAAGTGctgaagaaaggaaagaaagtcAACATCATGCAGCATCCAACCTGAACTATTAGCAGAACCAGTAGAGCCGATGGGACCATTCCTAACAAAGTGGTCCTGGAACTTCTTCCTGGGAAAAATGAAATACGGGGGAATGCAACTGCCTTGTGCATTAACAGCAAGGGCAATGGTGACCAATGTCCCCCTTTCCCCAGAGGTCACTGCACCGACCTGGCGCTTCCCCTTGGTGGCGATAATTTTACCTGGCACCTGGACCGTTGTGGTACCTGAAATTTAATTATAAACATTGATGAGCTTTCATGAACATTTGTAAGTGTTTATATACCTAGATGTGAGTGTATTGTTAGTGTTTGTATATAGTTACATTATATTtacattattgttttattatctcTATATCTgcattaatatattttttttgtttgtttgtttttattatagctaggtgtgtgtgtgtgtgtgtgtgtgtgtgtgtgtgtgtgtgtgtgtgtgtgtgtgtgtgtgtgtgtgtgtagtgtttttatATAATATCATATTTATTCACCTCATAGTTTTATAACCTGTATATATTTATCtgtataggctacagtatgtatTTATTATCATGGTCTGTTTATTAAATGTTATATAACAAAAGATTTGTCCCATGTATTTTAAACCACTGAATCATTGTAACTTTTTTAGTTTTAATGAATTGTAAACTTTACCTGTTTCATCCACGTTCCAAATGTCCTTTGCTTCAAAAAGGTAGCGGGCAAGAACTGAATTTAGGTTGTTAAAAAAAGAGGACACATTTGTTCTGTTGAAGCTAGTGGAACGGGACATGCTGGTGGCTTGGGGTCTACGAATAGCTAAGGTGTTGTTCCTTTCAAGGAAGGAGGTGAGCCAGTCCTTTCCCGCCATCTTGGTGGCATCCCATCCACTCGGATATTTGCACCCATATCTTCTGGCCAACTCATATGCAAATCTGCGCAcctaaaacagtttaaaaaacatttagagggacattttttttatgacataattAAGATAAAATAAGACTTTACTGATCCTGCACTAGGGATTTTTACATGTTGCAGCAGCTTTGCAGACAGTGAAAAAATCAAATGTAATGTCAATAAAAATtagaataaaaatgaaaaatctatTTAAAGAATAtacaaatctcacattttgataAGCATTTAAACTGGTTATAGTAGGCTAAGAGCAGTGTGTAAGTGAGCtgcattttgaatgtttttactgTAACGTTACTACACTAACCTCCTTAGGAGACAGGCCAAAATAAATATCAGCTGCCCTCTTAATATAAGCCTCCAGCTTCCTCTCCTGGTCCACAGAGAAGACTTTGGTGTGTGACCTGTATCCTGGTGGTCTTGTCTTCTCCCTACTGCTCTCTGCCCTCCTCCTGCAGTATCGGAGCAAAGTGACATGGCATATGCCATGCGACTTTGCAGCTGCCCTAAGACTAATGTGTCTCACAGATATGTCCAGAAACGCCCTCTCATACACATCTGGCTGAATCAgacctctgtctgtctttctgaccCTCACTCTTGGCATATtctgttggtataatatgacataaacatgttttaataaaCTCTGCAACACAGAGAAAATCACCTCATTAGCAGTCGGGACGAAAGTAACAAGTGTTACTTTCGTCCCGACTGGAGCTCCTGACATTTAAACCCGAATTACATGTATACTGAAAAACTCTGACAAGGCAAACTTGATCATATGTGTTACAGCGCTAAATAACCTGTAGATTGATAATTACTGTGACACATGAAACGAGAAACACAACttgtaaatagaaaaaaagagtaCCGCTTCAGTAATTTACTTACCGTACTCGAAAACAGCTTTCAGGACATAACAGCGGGAAACAATGATGAAATCACGTGATATTTTGCGGCTCCGTCACTGGCTGCGTGCTGAAAGCGCTGTCATAGCTTGAAATGCAAATGTAGTCAGGGCTCAGAGAAAATCGCTTTGTTACTTTCGTCCCGTGTTACTTTCGCCCCGGTTCTCCCCTACCTATTGACGGCtgaacaactgccgctggtagccttAATTTTGGTTTGTGACAGTGTTTGACCcgtgagagcgagagagcgggAAATGCAACTACACAAGGTACgctcctctctccccccctgtGTATGTGTACAACAACTGGTCACTAAAAGTGTTTGTGGAGCCATGCGGTTTGTTGACATGTTAACAGAATATTCTAGTTTTACTGGTATGTTGCCCATCTTTAGAAATGGTTGGTGCCCCAccattttttttagatataaAAACGCCACTGTATACTATACCATACTATCCTATACTGTACTCTAGCCTActctactatactatactatactatctcCAGCTCCTACATTCCTCAGTGACTAACCAtgttgtctgtttgtctctaaTTTATTGAGCTAACACTATAATATTTTTGATTGCTCTTTATCAAACAGTGTCCGGTgtgtagctttttttttaatcaaagggCGACATGATTTACATGCAAAGCCTGTCTCTCTCCGAAATCTAATTGTCAGGGATTTTAAAAGGTGTTAAACAAGTCCAGTGTGTCTTTTTAAAATGGGAGTTGTGAGATGTTTATTTCCCACAGCATGAAACACAAGCAGATagttatttaattaatttccaTCTCGGGGACTGGGATATTAAATACGGTCTGTTACCTCTGCAGATTTGTGTTTCACATGGCTCCCTGTGGAATCTGTAAACTGTACATCTCCACATTGTGTTCTTTTCAACTCCCGTAGGGATGGCCCACCAAACTGACTATTTCCCTCCAGTCTCTCTTGTTGTCAACTTTACTAAAAAAGCTGCGGCTTTACTAAGGTTTAACTTTCCAAAAAGTGctaacaaaagaagaaaatacatttctgacaaTTCAAAGTTACAGAGCTCAGATGGAAATCAGCAGTATGCGTTCCATTGGGGTGTTTTTATCTTCTTACCCACACTTATCTGTGTGCACCTTTTTTAATCTTGCTCTAACAGAAGCTCTTTAACTTCAACTTTATTGATATTGTCCCCGAGGGACAATTTGTGGCGCAGCAAGGCAAACGTGCAAGacattcagacagacacacagcacaacaaaagacaacaaagaaaGGAGATCCACATAAAGTGGACCCTGAATTATAAGCACATAGAATACAACCAGAtcttaatttccttttttttttctttaaataattcaaATGATTCCGCTTTTACTTCCCGGATCTAGACTTTGTTGCCAAGTATCAGTGATGGCTAGCTGCATTCTGTTCTTATTAATGAAGCACTGGACATTATTGGGCTGTGGTGGCTTTATTAAATAAATCATAGGAGACATATAAATCAGGCCCCATTCCATTTTAAAGCCTCCCTTTAATTCTGTATTCCCTAGAGATttgagtgcggatcgggccgcatttttctgcccgacccgagccagacacagttaaaatctaatttattttctcatactaatgacacatgtacgtacgtttgtttgtgtggaaagcccgcttttattaagcaactgtaggaaggcattcggaaatgtcaacagatgagcgcatcagtgcacacggggcaacaagcgcacattAACACAGAGGCGCACCTACATaacaagcttttttaaatttaaaatgttcaatgccttatcgcgctgatgtgaccaagcccgacccgaacacgaacatcatttctaaatatctgtccgaacccggctcggttcgggtatccatcctctatctATTTTCATCCTCCTCTGACTGGAGGGGACCCACCCTTCTTCAGACTGGTCAAACTCAACTTGACCAAGGGCCACATGGAAAATGAGAGTCACATCATGGGCCACACATATATAGTTTATTGACAGGCTTTTATTTAAGTCAAaaagttaaatattttttattgtattgcgCGTCTTATGTAGTCTTCTCACATACAATTTGGTCTGCATAAAGCTCTAAAAAAGTCCTTTAGCCATCCCAGAATTTAGCAAATCGAGTACAATttttaaaagtaggctacacgatttacaacaacctgtttcacaggcCATGCAAAGTCACAGTCTCAAAGTTggtaaatctgccaaattctgctttgagttttgcgaaattgcagtttgaaaaacatttccccgtctttttggtttagcgcacaactaggcgggccgCAATTTATTGCGAACCTAAATTGATTTGCAGGCCGGATCAcaatctgcgaggggccggatttggcccgcgagccttgagtttgacacatagTATGATAAACCAGTATAACATGTAAATATGTTAACACTGTGATTAATAATAGGACTCAGCGTACAACCGTCGTGTATTCCTGTTTGTGCATATATGGCCTTGATTATAGGTAATTTATATTGAGTCTGAACCCCATTCACAAGCATGCGTGTGGGTGCAAATACATGTAATTTGCTTATATGCATTCAGACAGACCATAAATCTGCATGTGTGGCTTTCATAGTGTCATATCAGTCCTGTAACCAGAGGAAACATCAAGAATTGACtggaaatgaatgaatggaaaatgtcattgtgtacattttatttcatatatttcattttacatacagtacatagttGGAATTCAAGGAGGAATTGATGAAGTTAATGTAATTGTGTGACAGGCTGCTGCATCACGATCCTTGCAAGATTCCTAGTAAGTTTTGATGCATGCAATGAATTTGTAGTTCGACCAATAAAGCCACAGGATTACACTTACTCATTTATGTTTTGTGCAGAAGACTTTCATAATGCCCCTGCAACACTGTAAATCACATCTTGACCGCACCATATTACATTTGGTCAGCGAAATAATATGACGGCATGAAACAGCATAGTTAAGAAATGTACTGTAAAGGCTACTGTAGTCATCAGTTAAACTACACTGACCGCACCGAGTCGTCACTCATGACAGAACCACATTTTTTAGGTGCTGTTGATGGTTTAAGGCTGCCTTTGCACAAAAGTGCTGCAGTTCTCTTTAAGCTGGTAAAAAGACGGCCAACTTGGATAGTAAACAGTAAGTGTGGTTTGGAGAATTAGCACCATCAACTCATCAATTCCTATTTTCTTTAGCATGTTTTCTACTAATTCAGTTAACTTTAAAAagattatttgtatatataaatatatatatatatttatttttttttgctgcagattagaggatggatacctgaACCGagcccgacggtacccgacgggccgggttcggacagatatttagaaatgatgttcgggttcaggtcgggctcagtcacatcagcattgaacattttaaattttaaaaagcttattatgtaggtgtgcgcctgtgttaacgtgcgcttgttgccccgtgtgtgctgatgcgctcatctgttggcatttccaaatgccttcctacagttgcttaataaaagcgggctttccacacaaacattacatatcatttagctgacgctcttatccaaagtgacttccaattgctatatatggcAGAGGTCGCCaactctggagcaactaggggttaagtgctcagggacacattggttgatgtatcgcagtgggaatcgaacccaggtctcccacaccaaaggcatgtgtcatatccactgtgccGTCACTacccacaaaaaaacaaacaaacgtacatgtgtcattagtatgaggaaaaaaacaagattttaactgtgtcgggctcggacataaatatcttaatgcctgtcaggctcgggccgggttcggttcctgctctgtcggacgcgggccgggatCGGACAggaaaatgcggcccgatccacaTTCTACTGCAGATGCGTTGGAATACATCCCATTAGACTTGAAAAGGGAAGATGCCGCACTCTGCTCTGGCTCTGCTGGGCCCCTCGGCCCGACTGATATGTTAGTATCTTCAATAAATTGGGATGCTGAGCAAGAGCAGAGTGAGGGATCTTCCTTTTTCAAGTCTACTGGAAATCCGGTCAAAACTAGTTTTTCAGTTGTGTGGAAACCTGGCTAGTGAAGTgataaaatctgtttttaaatttaactAGAAGCCAAGGAAAGAAACACAAGATGTCTCTATTTATATGACGAGTAATATTCCTAATACCATACATATCTCAaatggtttttgttttgtttgtttttcctaaCTTTccatatacagttgtgttcagaataatagcagtgtgtttaaaaagaaaaacgtgAATAATCTTCAAAATCctttagaatagcttttaattccataatgtcaatgcattgggaacactgcacattcaattccaaatcaaaacatgaccaaaaacatttactgtataaactgaaaaatgtctcaagggtttgctttactttgaatcactgcactaatatttagttgcataaccattatttctgagaactgcttcacgtctgtgttgcatggagtcgaccaacttctggcacctgtgaacaggtattctaGCCCAGGActattgaactacattccacaattcctctgcattactgggttttacctcagaaacagcatttttgatgtcaccccacaggTTTTCTATgagattgaggtctggggattgggctggccactccataacatcaatcttgttcctctggaaccaagactttgctcgcttactggtgtgttttggatcattgtcttgttgaaagacccatttcaaaggtatttcctcttcagcataaggcaatatgacctcttcaagtattttgatgtattgaaactgatccatgatccctggtatgcgataaataggcccaacaccacaatATGAggaacatccccataacatgatttttgcaccaccatgctttactgtcttcacagtgtactgtggcttgaattcagtgcacgggggtcgtcggacaaactgtctgcggcccctagacccaaaaagaacagtttggctctcatcagtccactgAATGTTgcaccatttctcctttggccagtcaatggcCGTTTCCCAATaccaagaatgcaaagaacagacttgtgttcttggggaggACGTTCTTGCTAGTTGTACCTGGAAGAATGAACttgcaagttcacaagcacagaaaacactgttaagagtttgagacgatgcatacttcctgttattgctcaacccccccagcacagaggctaccagcagggctccaaaataacagctagaaataaaaaccacaacaatataaccactttatattaaaacaatctccggacaagaaaacctcacaatgttacaactattgcaataatattgaaaaataaatcttattgagctttaattttattgttttatggtttagctcaaacactccttacttattcaaaagagtggaacgtgatccctactattattagtgtataagtttaagtcagtttaaattaaaaaataagtaggcaTGCACTGGTGTGTCCTATGTGTTCATGATCGtgatcatttctatattattgtagtgccctgtatatgcccagggagatggacattagcaattcaaattataaaggttggtgtctcccctttagtctacataacatgtcagcatgttaccacttt
It contains:
- the si:rp71-1d10.8 gene encoding uncharacterized protein si:rp71-1d10.8 — encoded protein: MAGKDWLTSFLERNNTLAIRRPQATSMSRSTSFNRTNVSSFFNNLNSVLARYLFEAKDIWNVDETGTTTVQVPGKIIATKGKRQVGAVTSGERGTLVTIALAVNAQGSCIPPYFIFPRKKFQDHFVRNGPIGSTGSANSSGWMLHDVDFLSFLQHFTRHTRVNLESKVLLLLDNHWSHLSVAAIDFCRSNGIVLLSFPPHCSHRLQPLDRSVFGPLKRYVNTAADHWMRTHPGKTLTIYDIPILVATALPRAATPSNIRSGFVCTGICPFNPDIFEEQDFSPAYVTDRPVPCVGLPCAPTAHSNTDPYSQSLFEGGLLPEYPAGSTRDTCLESAIPDHPAVCSAVPPEERGRGMLEVRHTSPCLFIPEAVRPFPKAGPRKDTKRRGKRRSTAILTDSPVRAALEEEQQKRIQKKKKPPAPKKRFLTVENTAPTVSSDKDEECLVCEETFSSSLPGEVWVQCLFCQLWSHEACTEGAEHYICHHCDNE